The Fusarium poae strain DAOMC 252244 chromosome 2, whole genome shotgun sequence nucleotide sequence GGGGAGAGAATTCTAAGCAGGACAATAGTCTTAAACAATAACGAGGAGAAGTACCTTTGAAGCAGAGAGATAATTAGTGTATTGGCATTGCTCTTGTCTTATACAATATCAAGTTCTCAAAAGAGGTTTTCATTCATTTATCGAAATTACAAGCTTAAAGGCCAGCTTATATCTATACATGATGAGTTTAAAACAGAGCTAGTCAAGCCTTACTCTTCTACATTTATATCAATTCACAATGAACTCGTTGTACACTGGCAGAGGACTCAATAGGGAAAGCTAAGACAAACTGAAATGCATTATCAACTAGCTAATCGATAATTGTAATTACTGAATATAATCCCTATGCGCTTCTATCCCTTATCATCTCTGGTGGCTCCCATAATCACCAGGTAGCTCGGCACGAGTCCCTCCTCCATCTAACTCAGCATGATTCTCCCCTTTCAGCTCATACCTTGGCGCACTTTCAGGTTTCTCCTCGCCAACTTCCATCACTGATGGTGCAGATTTCCTGTTCTTCCTACGTATCAAAAACCAAGCGAGTAGGCCTATCAATCCGAGACCTCCAACAACGGATCCGACCGCGATCCCAGCCTTGGCACCGGTACTAAGAGAGCCAGTCGACGAATCTGCCGAGTCTGAGCTAAGTGGTGAGCTTGTTGCTGAGCTTCTTGTGAAGCCTGTCGGGTTTATCGTAGATGTTTTTTCTGCTATTAACGTATCGCAGGAGCCAAAATCAGATTGGCAGCCGGTTCCACAATAGTCTGATAGATAAGTCAATATCATAATCGCACGCATATACTCGATACGAATTCACTTACTCGAGCTTCCGCCGCAGTATCCCTTTTCCGAACAGCAATCGCCAAACTCGCTACCCTCGCAGATGGCGTTGATATCCGAATTGGATCCGCAGTTACCATCAACAGAAACAGCACCGAGGCTCGTTTCTGATGCTGCTGATGAGGTTGAAGTTCCACGAGTGGCTGTCGTGGCTGTAGTCACTGAAGAGGACTTGTCGTCGGAGTCACAAGTACCGAACCCGCTTTGGCACCTATTTGAGGTTCAGATGTCAGCGACATTGCAAGAAGACGGGTAAACCAATAAAGGCTGTCCAGACACTTACCCAGCACCACAGTACGTCGAAGTCTTGCCACAGTAGCCTTTCTCAGAACAGCAGTTTCCAAACTCGCTTCCTTGACATGTTATGTTGCTCGAGGACGTCGCACCACAAGATCCTGAAATACTAACAAGCTGCCCATCACTTGTTCCACAGGTACCAAACCCACTTTGGCAGCCCTCAGCGCAGTATGCTACAGTCTTGCCGCAGAACCCTTTTTCAGAGCAGCAGTTACCAAAAGTGGATGTGAGGCATGTTGCGTTGAAGTCGGAATTCGAGCCACAGTTGCCATCTTTGCTAACGGGATTATTCGAGCGCGAGAGAATGAAAGAATTCGAGCTAAAGGGGAATGGTTAGGGATAGTCTTTAGTCCAGGCAGTGGATCTGTGCACTTACAGTTCAAAACCTCCAGAGAACGATGCCATTGCTGGCGTGAATACACTCAACAAACACAACAAAGAGAACTCCATCGCAATTCCACTACAGAGTATGTATCAAACAATGTAAAGCGAACGAAATCCTTCTTCTGTAGACTAGCAGGGCACAATGCCTTTATGATGGCCCACTCTCAAAACGACCCCCTGACAGAAAGAGGTTAATTTAGGACAAGTGGCCTGGTCCACTCTAACGTATCTCCACTTCCAGGGGAACGTGAGCGGTGAGTTGAGACAATCCGCCTATCATGCTCACATCAGCCCCCGTGGCGAACCAATTCAACGTACATTTACAGCTAGACCCAGACTACGGGAGGATCTGCTCGATCCACTTAACTAACAAGGAGGAGTCGGGTAAGCACTAGTTGGAACTTCGGTCGACCTCGCCTTATTCTCCGTATAGATACCAATTACATCCTGGGTTAACATGAAGCCAGGAAATTACCTCTGCCGCTATGGGCTTTTTAGCCGCCTTACGATTAACAAGTGAGACACTGTTCCAGTCTGATTTGTACAACTGTTCGATGGAAACTGACTTTGCCAGACTATTTATTGCCCACTAAACCTTGAGTAAGCCTGATGCCTCGGGAGAAATACGTACAGTTTTAAAGATAGCAACCCCATCTTCTAATCAAAGGTGTCTAGACAATTCTAACCTCATCATACGTGAACATTTTCTCATTTCATTTCATAGATAGTATTTGATACTACTCATGACCCTTGGAAAAATAACATCCTAAAGAGTGCTGAAACTATTCGGATAGCGACCATTGTTTCGTGAATTCGATGGAAATTTTCGAGCTGTGATTATTCCAGGGTAGGTGATCTTATCTCATCGTATCTTATTGTAtcatatcttatcttatcttatcatcACCCTAGTCAAGTTGAGACAGGGTTAGTGGCAGATTCCTGAACGAATTAAAATCTCTCTCCTACACTCCAACAACCCCGCACTGAGCAACAGCATCACGGCATTgacagcatcagcatcaacaCGATAATAGGTAGTGCTTGACAGCATGAATCGACTGTCTTCAATCAGAAAACTCTCCCTCTCTATGCCAAGGAGTGCTAGGGTACTCTCTTTGAGTCAGCGACGCCCTGGACACACAACATCAATCGGTGAGAATGGAGTTTCACATCAGCGTTGGCAGCCACGGTTTCAACCGAAAATGCTAGGCATGAACCTGACCAGATTTTACGGCACTATTCCAGATTCATCAGTGGTGGATGAAGCCGTTCGTCGCAGGCTTGCGCGCCAAGGTGATGCTCGCGATCTCGACGACATTCCCGACATTATATACAATGAGATGTTTCTCGACGCTTTCCCCCAAGTCATGAACGACGAAGAGCCCGACCATGAATCAATCGAACCGCAAATATATAACCCACAATCTTCATCATGGGAGCCTCACAGCAGCCAAGGTACCGCATTCAAGAAGGGAGTTGTTTTGAAGATTGCATCTTGGAAATTGTTTCCACCTACTTCATACCTTGCAGCCATTCGTGCCTCCGCCGCCATCGCTCATCTACGGGACGTGTTTGGCAAAAAGCCTCATAACCTCGTGGTAATGCTACAGGAAATCAGAGAAGAGTCACTAGACGCTATCCTGAGGCATGAATGGGTGCAACAAAATTTCATCATCTCAGACACAGAGCCACCATACCACGAGTTTGAtcttgatgaagaagaagaatccGACCTGGAATCGAGCCAATGTTTCTCCATTATGATGATTTCGCGGAATTTGCCCATATCAAACTGCTCTCGCGTCTCATTTTTCTCTGAAACGAATTGCGATGCCCTTGTGGTTGACGTTCCCGTGTCCGAGTCCGAGGGCCCTGGTCCCCAAGTCTCAAAACAGTCACTTCGCCTATGCACGACGCGCCTTGAGCCACACTATGAAGACCCAGATCGTCGTCGCTCTCAGCTTGTCACAGTCTCTGAGATATTGAAAGGCAAATGGTCGCAGGGGCAAAAGATCTTGGGCGGACTGGTGGGTGGCAACATGGGTCcacttgctgctgctgagaaaCATATGCACCAAGATCCTGAGATAAGCTTGATGGATATCTGGGAAGATAGGCCAGCACCAGTACCACCAGCTGCGAAGCCCTCCAAGAAGAATACACGTTCTGAAGCCAGAGCAGATGCATGGATTTTCCACCCGGacaggaagaggaaggaaagaaagcTGGACAAGTTTCTCTACACAGGGCCCATTGAGACGGTTACATTTGATGAAGCTCGAAAGAAAACCACCTTTGGAGGCGAGTTGAAAACAaaagttgaagaagaagtattGGAAACAAAAATTGGATCGAAGAAGGTTCGGGTGAGCCAACATGAAGGTATCACTGTTAATATCAAGGTTGTCTAAAACCTCAACCCTCAGCATATAACTATTCTGTGTTTTGTCACAATCTCTAATGATAGCAAAATACTTTTCTAATTGAATGCCACGGCTTCTCACATTCTCTTTAACTACCTGTCTGGTGACAGAACTGGCTGGCCTACAACGGATAGATAAAGCCCTCGTTCTCCAAATCTGTTAAATCCAACATGGCAACCTCGACCTTGACTTTAACCAATTGGCCGCTgtcgtcaagctgctcgaCGTAGTGGTAAAGATCGTTTTCACCAACGGCATTGATCCTCTCCATTCGGATCTTGTTTCTTCGAGCCAAGATGAAGTGAATCACCCACAAAATGACAGGCGTCCCGAACCAACTGACTATAATCATCGAGGACCAAGCTCCGTAGAATCTTGGTTTGGCTGATGCGACCCATATCTGGGGTGACACCAGGTTTCCAGCACTATAACCAATCATAAACATGACATTTCTTGTAAGCTTTTTGGTATAGCCGGCAGCTGAAGAGTTGGTCCACCCAAGAGCTATGATATAGGCGACACCGTAGGTGTGGGCAGCTAAGAACATGCATGCAAGTAGACCTATGGTTCGGTCCCAGGGGACTGTAACCATTCCGATACCACCGGCAATAGCAGGCAAGCACCAAAGAGTGCAGTGCAAAGCAAAGTTCTTCGGGTATCTACGAAGGGCAAATGCTGCGACGACACAGTTGATAATGCCAAAACCACCCCCCGCCACTGCAACAAGAGTGGATTCAAGTGGACTGACACCGAGAGATGTAACGAGGAGGTTCTTTTGACCATAGGTGAGGTTGTTGCAGTACATCAGGGTAAAAGCTTGTAGTGCAAACAACCAAGACACTGGATCTTTCAGTGTTTCGATGAACTGTGATCGCTTGAAATGCTTTTGCTCAATCGAGCTCTGCTGTGATTCCTGAACACGCTTGATGACATGGACCTTCTCTTGCAGTGTCAAGAATCGAGCCTCAGCAGGGTTACTGGGGTAATCGAACCAGACCCAGGTGGAGAGGATGAAAGTGATACCGCCGGTAACGATATGAAGCAGCTTCCAAGGTAGAACTGGTCCGCTACTCCAAAGCAGACCATAGGCAATGAAACCCGTAACAATCGGTGCGCCTTGACAAGTTATCCAAAGGATAGGCTGTAAAAAGGATTGTTCTGCTCGGTTGAAGAACATGCCAATAGTCATTTCGAGCGCTGGAACAACTACGCCTTCGGCTGCACCCAAGGCAAGTCGCAGTACAATGAGTCCTTCGTACCGGGTTGCGACAcagtggaggaagatgacgacaGACCAGGTGAAGACAATGCCAGCAATGAATTTGCTGAAGGGCAGACGCTGCATGAGGTAATGGCCTGGCCACAGAAATGCGAGATATCCTATTCAAGTTAAATAATGTCGACTGCGGCCCGCATTCAACGCACCAACATAGAACATAGTGTGCAAGTTATTGTACTGAGCCTGCGAAATGCCCGTCTCTTCGAAAAGTCCGAGAATTGCTGCGTAGCCCAAGGTAGATTTGTCGATCTGAATCAACGAACAATGAGTCAGCTCCTATAAAAGGGTGTATGTTGAGTGAGAGAACAAACAAAGAGCATGATGTTGATCGTTGATAGTAGTCCTACTAATCGCAAGTATAACTTTCTTCGGActcttttttcttcgtcGGGAGTTAGAGGCTCAACAGCGTCTCCATGCTCTTCAATGAGACGAAGAGTCACATCGGCGTATTCTTTTGTCACTGTCTTTCCTTTTGAAGGAGACTCAATGGATGGAATGTCTGCCTCGGCGACCACGTTGATTTCATTGCCCATTTTGATCAGATTTCAGTGGTTTGAAGAAATAGAAAACTCCAAGGACGGAATGGATTGCAATATTGTTTACTTTGTTTAACGACAGATGATATATTGTCTATTGTGGAGAAGTAACTCGGTCTTTGGCCGTTCGGAGCCGCAAAACGGCGCAACTAGGAGCGGAAGCGTACATGACGAAATAAACGCTATTTATGCTTAATTGTCAAATTAGGGGTAGCACTCATTCTGGGCAGGGCACATTTGGAAGTTTTTGTCGGCCCATAGGAAATATTACTCAAAACGGACTACCCCAGTACAACGCAATCCATCGAGTCAATTGCGTTATTAAATCGACAGTTACATGGCCCCGAAGTCTCGTGTCCATTCAGCATCTTAAATGACTTCTCATGTCTGCTTCATTAAGACATAATGAAGCTACCGAcgagattaattaattgcATCGCCTGGTTCCTATAATATTGATCCAAGAGACAAAGACTGTCCAGAATACTTACGCTCAGTTTTGATCAACGAAACAGGGTAGCCTAGATAGCGATAACAAAGTAACGTCCCATTTGATAGGCATGATAAAAAACACGACATTGGAATCTCGGCAGCCTCAGAACTTTCACGCAGCGGGTTAATTCTGAACCATTGGATGGTATCGGTTGTTCCAGATAAACAACCCTTGACAGCGTTGTCTCCTCCGCTCGATGGTGATAACAAGACAAACCTTTCCTGCGCTCGAGGCCCTACGACATGGGGGTTTGACGGATTCCTGGTAGCGCGCATTCGCGCCCCATTCAGAATAACATTCACCAGCGATCTGACATCCTCTCGCGTAAGGTATATGTGGTCCTTGATACTTCTCAAGACTCGGTATGCTCTGGAACTTATGAGgcgctttttcttctctctggCAGCTGCAATAGTCTTGCTTTTAGGACTTGGGTTACTTGTTGTTGAATACGCCTTTCGAGTGATGTTATCCTTGTAGTATATTTAGATGGGATTAAGTACTTCAATATAACCTCTATTACGAAGTATTTCTAACTACGTCCCTTACGTTCTTACTTAAAGTCTTGACGATATTCTTGCTTAGGCCTGCAAGATTTACTCCCCGCTCAATCTGCATGGTACAGACTGGAGAAACGATAGATTTAACCTTCTGTAGGCGATTTTAATGCAAGTCTATAATATGAATAGGAGCCGCATCGACAGTAGAGAAGATCAGATACCCCTGCTCCATGTTTCACAGCAGGGTTACCAGGTCATAGTAGAGCTATGTATATAATATCTTCTGTAGTGGTAAGGTTCAACATGTTCAGCTTTGGACGTTTTATACCAAAGTCTTTTACTTATGCCAAATCAAAAACCCAGTCTTTATAACATGCGTCAGAGAGGAACTATTTGCCCAAGATATATAGACTCTCAAACTTCAAAGACGACTTTCTGAACTTGCGACTGATTGAACAGGTCATAGCCCCGAACTGCATCAGATAGAGGCATAATATTGTCAAATAGGAAACTATGGCATGTTAACTTTATGTGTCACTTTATTCCCCAACACGAGCATAGATGTCGCGAGAAGAGATACAATACATACCCAAGAGAATCTTGCTCACCCTTCAGAACATCCATTGCTTCTTCGAAGATGCTTCTCACAGGGCATCGTCCCATTTGGAGTCGGATGTTTTTACTGCCCAGTATTAGAATCTTTTGTTGACGTGGTTGATAAAACTTACTTATAAGCATCATTTCCAGACCAAGGAATCTACATCATGTTAGCAATCTGCGAAATATTCACCCCACAGAAGACATACCTCGCCATTGTGAACACCAATACTACTAATAGCGCCAAAGGGGCGGACCAGATCGAAGGCAGTACGAAGTGCTGGAGAAAGACCAACGACTTCTACCACAATGTCAGCACCCCGACCACCAGTAGCCGACTTGATGCGATCTTGCATTCCGGCCTTGTCATTCATAAAATTCAGAGGCTCGGCTCCCAGCTTTGCGGCTTGTTCAAGTCTTGATGGGACACTGTCTACAGCAAACAAATACTTCGGTTTGagtgcagcagcagcaacaacagcacaCAGTCCAACTGGGCCGCATCCTATGAAAGTGAATTAGAAACAAAACGATGGATCAGGAACTCTCAACGAGGCTGACTTACCAAGATGCGGTAAAAGGCGAGACTACCTTATCACCGATCTGTACAGATTTTACAGCCGAGCCTATCTCAACAACAGTGCCTGTGAATTCATGACCCATGATGAAGTTGGGTTCCGTTGGCTCAACCCCTCGGAAGAGGTGCAACTCACTGCTCCATTAGCATTAATTTGACGTTTTTGGGGCAATGGGCAGACAAACGATCCGCATAGAGCAGTCATGTTGACTTTGACAATGATATCCCGCGGATCCCGGACTTTTGGAAGTCAGCGATTGAATAAAGTACCGATGCAATGAGAACAGACTTTGAGGGATTGGTCTTTCCTCGACTGAGACATCGAAAGGGCCGTTGAAAACCACGGCTTTCATAGTTTTGGAGACTGGCATTTTTTTATCCAGAG carries:
- a CDS encoding hypothetical protein (TransMembrane:1 (o255-277i)), which codes for MASFSGGFELSNSFILSRSNNPVSKDGNCGSNSDFNATCLTSTFGNCCSEKGFCGKTVAYCAEGCQSGFGTCGTSDGQLVSISGSCGATSSSNITCQGSEFGNCCSEKGYCGKTSTYCGAGCQSGFGTCDSDDKSSSVTTATTATRGTSTSSAASETSLGAVSVDGNCGSNSDINAICEGSEFGDCCSEKGYCGGSSNYCGTGCQSDFGSCDTLIAEKTSTINPTGFTRSSATSSPLSSDSADSSTGSLSTGAKAGIAVGSVVGGLGLIGLLAWFLIRRKNRKSAPSVMEVGEEKPESAPRYELKGENHAELDGGGTRAELPGDYGSHQR
- a CDS encoding hypothetical protein (TransMembrane:12 (i63-86o106-123i130-151o157-179i191-210o222-240i289-308o328-348i355-376o382-405i417-438o450-472i)), with the protein product MGNEINVVAEADIPSIESPSKGKTVTKEYADVTLRLIEEHGDAVEPLTPDEEKRVRRKLYLRLVGLLSTINIMLFIDKSTLGYAAILGLFEETGISQAQYNNLHTMFYVGYLAFLWPGHYLMQRLPFSKFIAGIVFTWSVVIFLHCVATRYEGLIVLRLALGAAEGVVVPALEMTIGMFFNRAEQSFLQPILWITCQGAPIVTGFIAYGLLWSSGPVLPWKLLHIVTGGITFILSTWVWFDYPSNPAEARFLTLQEKVHVIKRVQESQQSSIEQKHFKRSQFIETLKDPVSWLFALQAFTLMYCNNLTYGQKNLLVTSLGVSPLESTLVAVAGGGFGIINCVVAAFALRRYPKNFALHCTLWCLPAIAGGIGMVTVPWDRTIGLLACMFLAAHTYGVAYIIALGWTNSSAAGYTKKLTRNVMFMIGYSAGNLVSPQIWVASAKPRFYGAWSSMIIVSWFGTPVILWVIHFILARRNKIRMERINAVGENDLYHYVEQLDDSGQLVKVKVEVAMLDLTDLENEGFIYPL